Below is a genomic region from Persicimonas caeni.
GCAGAACGAGCGCGTGGCCGCCTACATCAAGCGCCGCGGCACCAACCCCGAGATCGACCCGAACACCGGCGAAGTCATCGAAGACCAGGACGACGACGCCGACGACGAGCCGGTCGACACCGACGTCACCCCCGACGCCGACCCGGTGCCGGTGACCGAATAACACCCCCTCCAACGCCTCCCAGGCAGACCCGAGGCCGGAAAAAAGGGGCTCGAGCCCCTTCCTTTCCGGCCTCGGGTCGGACGCAAAGCACCCCAAGTCTCTTTTTGTCCGGCCTCAGCTCGCGCAAAGAGCGGCCCAAGTCCCTTCCAACGTGACCCTTGGTCATGATCAATCGCGCAAAATCGCTCCAAGCGTGACCCGTGGTCATGTAAGCGTCGCAAAAAATTGCTCGAAGGTGTGACCCGAGGCCGGAAAGTTTGGGCCCGAGCCCGAACTTTTCCGACCCGAGGCCGAAAAAAGTCGGGCTCGGGCCCCTCGGATCCCGACCGAACGTCATAATTTTTGCGACCTCTGCCGCGCGAATCATGACCCAAGGCCGGAAATTCTGTCGCCGAGCGCCGCGCCGCGGCACCCAAGGCCACACTTTTTGCGACCTCTGCCGCTCCAAACATGACCCCAGCCCGTCGCTACGGCCTTCTGGCCGGGTTTGACCCCAGAAACCCACGCCTTGCTCTCCGCAAGGACAACCCTTCCCCCACGGGGAAGGTGCCTCGCGCGCCTTACAGCGCGAGGCGGATGGGGGGCCTCAAGAAGCTACGCCGACGCCCAAAAGAAACCTCACACCTCGAACTCCACCCACAACGGATAATGATCCGACACGCGCCACGACATCGACGTGCGCGACAGCTTCTCGGTCACATACGGCACAAAGTCGAACATGCCCCCGGTGCGATAGCGCATGCTCAGCGCCGGCGCCTTCGACTTCTTCTCGGTGAACCAGGCGATCTGGTCGTAGAAGTGCTCCTCGTCGGGGTCCTGGAAGATCGTGCGCGGCGGCCCCACGAGCTCGTCGGGCACGGCGAGCCCGCTCGAGGTGAACGCGTTGTGCAGGTCGCCGTGCTGCTTGTCGATATTGAAGTCGCCCAGCGCGATGAGGTTATGGCCCCAGGTGTTGATCTCGCGCGCCCACCCGCCCATCCAGTCCGCAAACGCCTGCAGCTCGCCGACGCGGTCGGCGGCCTTGTCGCCGTAAATCACGTGCGTGGTCACCAGGATGAACGTCTCCCCGCACGACCGAAAGCTCACCGCATACGGCGGCCGCACGAACTGCTCGCGCATCGCAAACTCCCCGTCATTGGGCATGACCACCTCGCAGGCGAGCCCCGAGATATGGACGCGCCGCGTGTCGAACACAAAGGCGAGCCGCTCGTGATTGCCCGCCGAGGTGGCGTTGACGTCGGTCAGGATAAAGCTCCAATGCGGCCCCAGAAGCTTGAGCAGGTGCCTGAGCGCCTTCAGGTCGCTGCGCACCTCCTGCACCGCGATCACATCGAAGCGCCGCACCACCTCCCCGATAAACCGAAGCGCCCGCAGGTCCCGCTTCGGGCTATCATCCTCGTCGGCGTTCCACTTCTCCGTGAGCCCCCCAAAGGAACGAATATTCCACGTCGCGATCAACAGGTTCTCGTCGAGCTTCCGCGCCGGAATCTGCGCATCGAGCGCCTCACTCAGGCCGTCGAGCTCGCGGCGAATATCGGCAGGCGGTGCAT
It encodes:
- a CDS encoding endonuclease/exonuclease/phosphatase family protein, giving the protein MPHITDAPPADIRRELDGLSEALDAQIPARKLDENLLIATWNIRSFGGLTEKWNADEDDSPKRDLRALRFIGEVVRRFDVIAVQEVRSDLKALRHLLKLLGPHWSFILTDVNATSAGNHERLAFVFDTRRVHISGLACEVVMPNDGEFAMREQFVRPPYAVSFRSCGETFILVTTHVIYGDKAADRVGELQAFADWMGGWAREINTWGHNLIALGDFNIDKQHGDLHNAFTSSGLAVPDELVGPPRTIFQDPDEEHFYDQIAWFTEKKSKAPALSMRYRTGGMFDFVPYVTEKLSRTSMSWRVSDHYPLWVEFEV